Within Spinacia oleracea cultivar Varoflay chromosome 4, BTI_SOV_V1, whole genome shotgun sequence, the genomic segment TGATAATCCCCTTATCTTGTTCTgcagttgattttttttttcccctacATAAAAGCCGAGGTGGGATAATCTTAATTTCGAGGTAAGGTATTAAATTCCTTTAATTGCGAGGTTTTACTAGTGATTTTGAAGTTTTTTCGCAAGATATTTTTGGAACTTTTGTGGGTATTTTTTTGTGTGAAACTAGGAATTGGATTTACCCAGTTGAGCAACAGTATATTGAGGGTTTAAGACGTGGTTGCTTGCATGAGGAACTCTAATGACTCGTATTGGTACCCATTTATTTGGTATTGGTACTGCGACTAGTGTGGTTTGCTAAGAAGTACCAATACAAGTCTTGCTTTATTGGTATCAACCTATTCTGTGTTGGTACTAAAAATGGTTGTATTTGGGAGACTTGTGTCCAATTGATGTTTAGCATTCCTTTTGCTTGCATTGAACTTTGCATTGAACTTTTCATTGCAGTATTTCTGTTGTTGAACCACAACATAAATGGATTATTGAATAAGTATTAGAAGGAACTTAAAAAGGAGCCATGTTACTCAGATTTAGGGACTTGAGTCGGCAAGGGTGTTGTAGGAGGAGAATGCAGCTTTTTTTACGATGTAATTTGATGTGTAGGTGTTCAGAGGTTATATTTGATTCTCTGAATAACATTTGGGGTTAATGTTGGTTTAACATAGCTTGACTCTGGAACTAGAAGTACTGGGCTGTTTGTCAATCCAAGCTGTATAGGAGGAGTGACTAAGATAGCTGGAGGGGAAGTGTATCAGATTATAGTTTCACCACTTCATGAAATGTAGCACATCAGGTATCTAAGATTGTATAGCATGGCGTCCCATGTAATCACAAGGGATGTACACGTGTCTGAAACCAATAACCGAGTCTGAGTAACCTAGAATCTCATGTTTTAACTTCGCCTCCATTGTAATATTTGGGGATGATACATATGTtgtgttgttgattttttttcttatgaaGGAAATTCTCTTGTTGGTTTTACATGAAAGGATAATGAGAAATGGGGCATAATTTGTTGCTTTCTTGGTGGACTAGAATTGTCCCATGTTTAGTGGTTGGCTTCTTAAGAAGTTCTCTCCTTTCCGAAGGTTGAAATATTGCTTATGCATATCAAAAATGGTCTTTTTATCTTCCATCAGGCTCTTTAAGTTGAATTTGATGGTCTCCAACTCTCCAAGATATGGCTTATAATGAAGTTGAGTACACAATTTCTCTTGTCATCCTGTGGCCTTACTCTCTCTGTAAATAATCTCAAGTTTGAGTCATCAACGGTCAACCATTGATCTTTGGACCATTATGTTGCCTACACATATTTCCTATAGGCTTTATATGTTGGCCAATTCATTctattcttcctttttctttgcttGATAGCCTTAACCTGTTCTCTGTTATACAGGAAATATGTCTGGTAGGTTACTAAGAAAAGTTTTGAAGGAACAAGAGCAGATTCAGCAGAACCAGAAACAAGAGGACAATGTTATCGCAGAAGAGCTGCAGGAAAACGTTGATGATGATGAATCTGACTCTGATGCTCATCCTAAAAACCCTTTTGATCTCCtcaatgatggtgatgatgatgaccaTGAGAGTGAAGAGGTTCTATTTTGTTCTTGAATCACTTTTCCACACTTGCTGCATGCTGAAAAAACATTTGGATGATAGTGTTATTTTTCGAAGTGAAAAATCCATGTTTGCTTCTGTTTAAAacttctttcctttttcttagTGGTGAACTTTTTCTTTTTACCAACTGCATATATGTTATAACTGATATAAGTAGCTTCTTTTATCTTCTCAGAAGTTGGTACTTGGTAGCATGAGAAGTGAGAActgtacttcaattgtttcactTATTTTATCTATTTGCACTGCAGGAAGTTGAGTCCAGTGCCGTAGATGATGCCTTGGCAGAAAATATCAATGATTCAGGATCTTTTATGAGAAGCAATGCCCCTACAGTTCCAGCATCTAATAAgaaatcaaagaaaaagaaaaagaagaaaaacaaaGAGGTTTCATTTGCGAATTCTGATCTATTTAAAAAGTCTGTGGAGGTCGATTTAGAAGCTTTATCTCTTGATATTGATTCTGCCCGTGAAGCTAGCTCCAGTAAGAATGCCATAGTACGTAATAATGTTATTAAACAGTCCATATCCTCCATTCTGAAGGTGGATCCTAAGTTCTTGAATGCTGAATACGAGCTAAGGAGAATATTTGGTTCAAAGGTAGTGAGTTCTTTTGAGAATGCTAATCAAGCCGGCACTTCTAGGCAAGTGCGTGGTGGAAGACGCGGACAATACAGTCACAAAAAGTGTATTCTCCTCTCCCCAAATGATCACTGGCCACGCTGGGATGGGTCTCTTTCCATGGAGCTTTTAGAGACTAAAGGCGGGAACAATTACTTTAGGTAAATGTCCTTTTTGTTTGCAATTATCATAAAGAATGCTTTACTGTTTCATGTTACCATTTAGTTGAGCTGATTGAGTCTTCATCATCTCCGTTCCTCCCTTTGCGCTGTTGCTGTCAGAGGATTGCTTGATGCACATTGCTCATATTACGTGCTGATATTGGTGCTAATCAATAGCTGTGCCATATCTTCAACTAAGTAATGTGAATCAACCGTTGCAGAATTTGGGCAGTCCGTGTTAGTTTCTGGGGGGATGGTTTAATGATAAACTAGCTCTTTCGAACGGGCGGTTTTATAGTGGTTGTTTAGCCGTCTTTGAAGAGGGCTTGTGATTTTAGTTGGAATATATTATTTGAAGGTTGATATAGTGGAATTTgaaggttggaaaaatatataaattaaatggtaaattGATATTGAGTGTTAAAGAGGGAGATATAGTGGATGAGgttgaatgaatatatgaattaaatggtgaattgatgttgagtGAGGAATATGAAGTGGAAAAGATGTTGGAGCTGTAAACTATAGAaaacaacaaaaggaaaaattgaaaaagaacACCAAATTGATGGATAAAAGAAGGGGATGACACGTGACATCTAACATCTATGGTTTCGCTTTTTACAAACTAGGTATAGATTGGGTCAGGGAGGAGGGAATGCTTCCTTTAAACGGATCCTTTTAAAATAGAAGATGGATGGTCAATGACAGTGGGTCtgtataacatttttttttaaattacaaGTGAATATGATTGTAGAACAATTTCAATGATTGTTTCACCAATTACGGAATTTGATACATATGTTCTCCCATTAGGAGAGAAATACGTCTTCTTCCCTGTAACACCACTCATTCCTGTGTATACCACGATATTAATTACGAAATCCATCTACCAGTGATCCAGTTACAACTTACAACTCCTGAGTTATAATTTAGAATATTATTATTTAACCTGTTTACTAATCACTATGGATTCAGCTAACTCATGAGCCAGGTTGCAGGGTAGTCATTATTTAACTTTGAGCAGTTGATGAGGTATCCTGTTTTGACGTTTTAATGTTTATGCTTCAAAATAAATAGCAGAAGATTGAAATATCAAATATGTTACTCTCATTTGGGTGTTACTTACTTCCATTTCCTTGTTATGATGTAGATATGTGCACTCAGCTTCGTACAGCCACGTCCAAAGGGCTTTTGAAGCTgccaaggcaatccatgatctGAATGGCGTGGCAAGCATTTTGATACACCATCCTTACCATGTGGATTCACTCATGACATTGGCAGATTACTTTAGATTCTCAGGTGAACATCAAATGGCAGCAGATTCTATTGCTAAATGTTTGTATGCCTTGGAGTGCGCATGGCATCCTATGTTCAGCCCCTTGCAGGGAGATTGCAGACTGGAATATACTCATGAAACGAACAAGCCGTTGTTTTCTTCACTTTTTAGTCACATGAAAAACTTAGACAGGCGAGGTTGTCATCGTTCGGCTTTAGAAGTCTGCAAATTATTACTTTCACTTGATCCTGCTGATCCCATGGGTGCAATGTTCTGTATTGATTACTTCTCCCTGAGGGCAGAAGAGTACGCATGGCTAGAACAGTTTTCCGATGAATATCAAAGTGATAACTCTTTATGGAACTTTCCAAACTTtgcttattctcttgccatTTGCCGATTTTATCTGGAGCGTGACTCGTCTACCAAGGATGGTAAAATTGTGCATGACAGAGAGACTTCATTAGGTCTGATGAAGCAGGCTTTGATGCTTCACCCTCCAGTTCTTAAGAGGCTAGTGGAAAAGGTTCCCTTGAAAGATCAGGCATTGACAACCATAACAAAAAGTCCTTTCTTCAAATCTGAAGATACAGGAATTCCCTCTTTGGATCACTTAATCAGGATATATATTGAGAGGAGTTACATCATCTGGAGATTGCCTGATGTGCAGAAATTGTTGAAGGATGCCGCTCTAGATGTGATTGAATCTCTGAAGCATGATTCTAGTGAAGCCAATACTTGGGCTTGTGTCAGAAAAGAAGCGTTTCCCTCAGACAAGAATGAGTAAGTGTTGTAATGATGAAACAAATTATTCCCTGACTTCATAATTGCACCCCCACCCGCTTAAATATAAAGTTATTTTCTCTCGGGGTAGTGTTACATATCTAGGCCATCTAGGGCATCATTCGGTTCCGAATCTTCTGATATCAGAGATAAGACCCTTACACTCTTGCCAGGAGCTCTGTTTATGTTCTATTATATATCTATGCTTGGCTTGTAATAAAAACGAGTTTCATGACTTCTTGTTCCTTATGAAGGTTAGGGAATCTCCTCTGATGGTTGAAATTGAGTGCCAACTACATTGGATTAACCGATTAATATTAATGAATTGTGCAAATGAGGTTGTTGAGGTTTCTGACCGAATTTATCTTAAATCTAAAGCTTTATCCCATGCTAGTGGCATATATTGGGATGCAGGCATGTACTGATGTGTATATGCAGGCAACCAGGCATGTACTGATGTGTATATGCAGGCAACCAGGCATGTACTGATGTGTAGAGTGTAGAAGTAATAAAAATAGAAGATGTTGTTGTCTAGATTTTCTTTTTATGTGGGGGTCGGCGGGGATGGTAAGATTGGTAACATCTTATGCAGGAATATTATGAGACATTTGTTTACCTAATCATCTGTAATTGACTAAACGTAGTACTCACttgtttgaactttgaactatCTTGGTAGTTTAGAAATGATATTAGTTTCTTCATGCAATGATTTTCTCAATTTCCCCTTCTTACTTTTTCAGGTATGCACATTTGATGGTATCAGAGTTCTCTGACACTGTAGCGACCATGCCACCTGAGAACCTGCAAAACTTCATGGTGATAGACCCAAGGATGAGAGAGATGGTAGAGAATCAAGACCAGGGTGCCAATGTGCAGGTTCGTGCCCCGCGTGAGTTAGCTAATCGCAGTCCGCTTGCTGTGTTACTTGAATCGTTTCTACCATGGGTAGATTATGGAGCTGATGAAGGTGAGAATGATCAACCCAATGGAAATCATCAAGATAATGAACATCTTTGATTTTCGGAGCCTCTAGTTTTCAGGTGATTATGAAACTGAAAAGTTTACCATTATACTTGTATACATGAGTGGACTTAGATAATTTGTTTGTAATACTATTAAGTGGGCTCTTCTGCCTGTACAAATACTAGGAAATGGTTTTGGGGATTTCTTCTGAATTAGCTGGCTTATTGTATCTACAACAAGCACTCCAAAAACTACGAGTTCtggagattttattttcttgcttTACCGTGAAATTATGTTGATTCGTTAGCATGTTTATGAACATTTATTACTGTCACTTATGCTGCTTTGCGTCCCTTTTTTTCCGCATAGCTGAAGATGAAATAAGCTTATTCGTATTACAATCTCCTCTGTACACACACTAGTAGTCTAGTACAATTGGAGAAAGAGAGGGGGGGAGGGGATTGTGCACATACTGCTTTTAGTTATTGAGATCCTTATTCCTTTGAGGATTGTGGTAAAGAATTCGAATATTTCTCCATGAACATACATTATACATTTATGGTTTTATACTGGTAAGCATAAGAATTGAGGAAGAAAAATAAGGAGTAGAAAAAGAATGCCCTAAATGTCAGGGCTGCTTCCTTTTCTGTATACAGGAGGAAATAATTTATAGGAGAGATTGTGTGTTAACACACTTTAATTGACTATCAAATGTGTAGACTGTACCAGGTAAGATGTCTGCCATGACTGTAGTGCCTCTATAATTTAGTCTCTTGACAGAATTAGAGCCATTTGACCAAAGACCAACTTCATGCAGGTCTCCGTCAGTCCAGCAAATATTGACTGTCACACCTCCTCGAGCCCTCAATCCTTTGACACAACCGTTACTCCATTTATCTCTTGGAAGTGCAGGCAATAAGTAAAGATCTTTCACTGTGCTCTGAACAAGCATCTCTGCTATAGCAGCAGAAAAGCCCAAGTTTGCATCAATCTGAAAAGGCGGGTGTGCTGTGAACAAATTACTATAAACCCCTCCTTCGTAGCTGCCCTCGCGTTCAGGATCCACCAAGTCAAACAAATGTTTGACCATCTGATATGCATGCTCACTGCTATGAAGGTGTGCCCACAGTGCAGCCTTCCACACTGTAGACCACCCAGGCCCCTCTTTTCCTCGTTTATATAGGCTGTAATTTGCAGCTTTGCATAGATCAGGCTCTTCCTCAGGAGTGATTGAGTGACCCGGAAATATACCAAACAAGTGTGATACATGTCTATGATGTGGGTCTGGGTCGTCAAAATCCTGCGCCCACTCCATAAGAGAACCATCCTTGGCAATTCTGTAAGGTGGCAGTTTTGCCTGAGCCTTTAGAACATTTCTGACAAGATCATCTCTGGTTCTTCCCAATTCCTCAGCAGCAGAAATAATTATGGAAAATACTTCCTTAGTTATAGCCACATCCATGGTTGATGAATAGCTCACACTTGCAGGCT encodes:
- the LOC110805322 gene encoding uncharacterized protein, with the protein product MSGRLLRKVLKEQEQIQQNQKQEDNVIAEELQENVDDDESDSDAHPKNPFDLLNDGDDDDHESEEEVESSAVDDALAENINDSGSFMRSNAPTVPASNKKSKKKKKKKNKEVSFANSDLFKKSVEVDLEALSLDIDSAREASSSKNAIVRNNVIKQSISSILKVDPKFLNAEYELRRIFGSKVVSSFENANQAGTSRQVRGGRRGQYSHKKCILLSPNDHWPRWDGSLSMELLETKGGNNYFRYVHSASYSHVQRAFEAAKAIHDLNGVASILIHHPYHVDSLMTLADYFRFSGEHQMAADSIAKCLYALECAWHPMFSPLQGDCRLEYTHETNKPLFSSLFSHMKNLDRRGCHRSALEVCKLLLSLDPADPMGAMFCIDYFSLRAEEYAWLEQFSDEYQSDNSLWNFPNFAYSLAICRFYLERDSSTKDGKIVHDRETSLGLMKQALMLHPPVLKRLVEKVPLKDQALTTITKSPFFKSEDTGIPSLDHLIRIYIERSYIIWRLPDVQKLLKDAALDVIESLKHDSSEANTWACVRKEAFPSDKNEYAHLMVSEFSDTVATMPPENLQNFMVIDPRMREMVENQDQGANVQVRAPRELANRSPLAVLLESFLPWVDYGADEGENDQPNGNHQDNEHL